From a single Loigolactobacillus coryniformis subsp. coryniformis KCTC 3167 = DSM 20001 genomic region:
- the istB gene encoding IS21-like element helper ATPase IstB, whose product MTSDETKRKLREMRLNAMVEILEVQEQQPEYQQMDFEDKFELIVDGAYARQQSNKLSRLLHSADFPSIEPALAEIDYLPDRKLDRKLIQKLATGNYIREHHNIILMGASGNGKTWLANALGIEACRQFYKVKYVRLPELLDDLAVAKHEANGNFHKILARYKKVDVLIIDEWLLTELSLEQSTYVLELVESRLHQSSTIYCSQFAPDGWHNKLGNPQIADAILDRIIHDAYPILIQGDKSMRERYGLRGDSV is encoded by the coding sequence ATGACATCAGATGAAACTAAGCGTAAATTACGAGAAATGCGACTCAACGCTATGGTTGAGATTTTAGAAGTTCAGGAACAGCAACCAGAATACCAACAAATGGATTTTGAAGATAAGTTTGAATTAATTGTCGATGGTGCTTATGCCAGACAGCAATCTAATAAGCTTAGTCGGCTATTACACAGCGCTGATTTTCCGAGTATAGAGCCTGCGTTAGCCGAAATAGATTATTTGCCAGATCGCAAATTGGATCGTAAGCTAATCCAAAAACTAGCAACAGGGAACTACATTCGTGAGCATCATAATATTATTTTGATGGGCGCATCTGGCAATGGTAAAACTTGGCTCGCTAATGCCTTAGGCATAGAAGCATGTCGCCAATTTTATAAGGTGAAGTATGTTCGGCTGCCAGAACTTTTAGACGACTTAGCTGTAGCTAAGCATGAAGCTAATGGAAATTTTCATAAAATATTAGCTCGCTATAAAAAAGTTGATGTTTTAATCATTGACGAATGGTTGTTAACGGAGTTGTCTTTAGAGCAGTCTACCTATGTTTTAGAGCTAGTAGAAAGTCGATTACATCAATCATCAACCATTTATTGTTCACAGTTTGCGCCAGATGGATGGCATAATAAACTAGGTAATCCACAAATAGCCGATGCAATCCTTGATCGCATTATCCATGATGCCTACCCGATTTTAATTCAAGGCGATAAATCAATGCGTGAACGCTATGGATTACGAGGTGACTCTGTATGA
- the istA gene encoding IS21 family transposase, producing the protein MSIQYRKILELHAQKVVQRNIAAATGNSRPKIAEIIKRAKEEVLVPPFTDEMDDEWFEALLFPHKKRESKGRQLPDFEHIHTELAKSNVTLSLLHYEYEAMCRQNNVIPYAYRTFCQYYHEYAQKYKATMRIKRKPGETMEVDWAGTTLSLTDSDTGEIVKAYLFVATLPCSQYGYCEARLSMKQEDWLVSHIHAYKYFGGVTEILVPDNLKTGVTRHQAGEAVLNSTYRELASHYNTIILPARVRTPKDKANVEGSVKILSTWIIAALRNEKFFTLIELNQAVREKLDEFNLRPFTKKYKKGNRKDAFISEEQFALQPLPRVPYKMATWKTATVQLDYHTNVENMFYSVPYEYIQNKVDIKVTKDLVEIFYKDSRIASHKRLYGKLGQFSTNHDHLPENHQLYLDYTPKEAIKWAESIGEATTEVVRYLLKSAKVEKQALKATLRLKNFGRKYSSEAIEQACQDIIKIASAPTVPVIERLLRSSQQQEQPHNASAQNTYGFTRGAAYFGIEGEKDNDIR; encoded by the coding sequence ATGTCCATTCAGTATCGTAAGATTCTTGAGCTCCATGCTCAAAAGGTCGTACAACGGAATATCGCTGCAGCTACAGGTAATTCTCGCCCCAAAATTGCAGAGATCATCAAACGGGCAAAAGAAGAAGTGTTAGTACCACCGTTCACTGATGAAATGGATGACGAATGGTTCGAAGCGCTACTTTTCCCGCATAAAAAGCGTGAGTCTAAAGGCAGACAATTGCCAGATTTTGAACATATCCATACGGAACTAGCTAAGTCTAATGTGACGTTGTCACTACTACACTATGAATATGAGGCAATGTGCCGTCAAAATAATGTTATTCCCTACGCTTACCGCACATTTTGTCAGTATTATCACGAATATGCACAAAAGTATAAAGCGACTATGCGCATAAAGCGTAAGCCGGGAGAAACTATGGAAGTAGATTGGGCAGGTACAACATTGTCTCTAACTGATTCAGATACAGGAGAAATTGTTAAAGCTTATTTATTTGTCGCCACACTACCGTGTAGCCAATATGGCTACTGTGAGGCTCGCTTGTCAATGAAACAAGAAGATTGGTTAGTTAGTCATATTCACGCTTATAAGTACTTTGGTGGGGTTACGGAAATCCTTGTCCCAGATAATTTAAAAACTGGTGTTACCAGGCACCAAGCTGGAGAAGCTGTGCTTAATTCGACTTACCGCGAATTGGCAAGTCACTATAACACGATTATATTGCCGGCACGTGTCCGAACACCTAAAGATAAAGCCAACGTCGAGGGTAGTGTAAAGATCCTTTCAACTTGGATTATCGCTGCGCTACGTAACGAAAAGTTTTTCACATTAATAGAATTAAATCAGGCTGTTAGGGAAAAATTAGATGAGTTTAATTTGCGACCATTCACCAAGAAATATAAAAAAGGTAACCGTAAAGACGCTTTTATTAGCGAAGAGCAGTTCGCATTACAGCCTCTACCACGGGTACCTTATAAAATGGCAACCTGGAAAACTGCCACTGTACAATTAGATTACCACACTAATGTGGAGAATATGTTTTATTCTGTTCCTTACGAATATATCCAGAATAAAGTTGATATTAAAGTTACGAAAGATCTCGTTGAGATCTTTTACAAAGATAGTCGTATTGCCTCACACAAACGACTTTATGGCAAGCTTGGTCAATTCTCGACTAATCATGATCATCTACCAGAGAACCACCAGTTGTATCTTGATTACACCCCAAAAGAAGCAATTAAGTGGGCCGAAAGTATTGGTGAAGCAACAACGGAAGTCGTTCGTTATTTGCTTAAATCGGCAAAAGTGGAAAAGCAAGCACTGAAAGCAACCCTTCGTTTAAAGAATTTTGGCCGTAAGTACTCCAGTGAAGCGATTGAGCAGGCTTGCCAAGATATTATAAAAATTGCCTCAGCACCAACGGTGCCAGTAATCGAGCGTTTATTACGCAGTAGCCAACAACAGGAGCAACCTCACAATGCAAGTGCACAAAACACTTATGGCTTCACGCGTGGCGCAGCCTATTTTGGAATCGAAGGGGAAAAAGATAATGACATCAGATGA
- a CDS encoding KxYKxGKxW signal peptide domain-containing protein: MHDYNFKSNVKRRFKLYKAGKHWVVASIGVTALGITLFTATAVDAASQASSTAKAEPTAQAVGSAASVTDSYQLSNAALSSQSAAMVAITDNSPNYSYEV; the protein is encoded by the coding sequence GTGCATGATTACAATTTTAAAAGTAACGTAAAAAGACGTTTTAAACTTTATAAGGCAGGTAAACATTGGGTAGTAGCGAGTATTGGAGTTACTGCTCTCGGTATTACTCTTTTTACAGCCACTGCTGTTGATGCTGCGAGTCAAGCATCATCAACAGCGAAGGCGGAACCTACTGCTCAAGCTGTGGGCAGTGCAGCCTCAGTGACGGATAGTTATCAACTAAGTAATGCAGCACTTTCTTCGCAATCTGCAGCTATGGTAGCAATAACTGACAATAGCCCGAATTATTCATACGAGGTTTAA